The region CTTCTCTCACTTCTCAAACGGAACCTGCCTCCATGATCGATCAGCACCATTCCTTAAAAGACCAAAGGAGCACAAGTTTGGACCGTTCCAGCACTGATATGGATTCAACTGATGGTATTGAGGGACCCCTTCCAGCAGATACTTACCTTGAGGAGAAAACCATTGACTTCTCCTTCATTGATGTAAGTCTCCATAAAGGGAAAGAGTTGTTCATTTTTAAGTACGTTACCTATATTGTTAGCAAAATGCTATGCCATGTCTTCTCCCAACTTTATGTTCAACCTTGTGCTATGCTTCTTTATCCATTAAGGCTTCTTTATTGACGACTTGTGTGAAAAGTTCAAGATAAATTGCAATGAAAGTTCTTGTGACTGCCCTTCCTATTAAGTCTGTGTGAATTCTATTAAGAGTCCAAAGGGACAATGGTTTGCACTTCAGCTGGTCATTTTTCAGTCTGCTCCTAGGAGAGTGCTGTGTAAAAGAGTGTAATGGCTCTAGGAAATGGAAGCCATACATTTCTGAGACAACATAGTTAAGTGATACAAATTGCTAGTGCTCACCATGCTGTGAGAAATGCAGATTAAGCTACAGATATTGGATTTGAATACTACTTTTCTAATTGACAATGGGACCATCTTTCTGCagtcttttaaaaatcatattccTAAAATGATTTTAGTTTAAAGAGGATCTTTTGAGAAATTGAGAATCCTGAATTACACAGGAATGTTGGTAATATAGTGCCTAGTCATGCAGACTGTACTCTGCTTTAGTGCTATATGAGAGCATACCTAGAGATAATGTGGATTTCTCCTTTCAGGTACAGTCTCTCTGTGAATTAAGAATTTATCTTGAATAAGAGTTACTCATCTTTTATTATATGTCAGCTAGTGGCAGATACTGTAGAAAGCTTCCTATGAATGttacgtctctctctctctctctctctctctctctctctctctctctctctctcacacacacacacacacacacacacacacacacacacacacacacacacacacacacacacacacacacacacacacacacacacacacgttttgtAGTACAGCTTTACAGCTTTGGGGAAGAAGGAATGTAGAGTGTTGGCAGAAGCCGCTACAATGCATCTATTTACATATTAGTGTGGCTGTCCTAAATAGCAGTAGTGTAGCTAAACGGCAGACTGCACTGTAAAATGTCTGAAGGAGGCTAACACTTTCTCTTCCCGTAACTAAGGATAATTGTCCAGATCCTGGGCAGTGCAGCACAGCGGTTTCACACCTTACTGCCAGGGGATTCTGGGTGTAGGGTACCTTGCAGTGGGCTCTGCTATAGGACCATAGATCCCATCCTCCCAGCAGCTGCAAGTGCCATTTCAAAACAGTGATGACTTTAAGCAGAACTGTTGAAGTCTAGAAGGCCCCTGTGCTGTTTGGGTGAATGGCTAGTTTCTGAACTgagaacttttaaaatatttattttaaaatagaagttTTCACAGGGGAGGATGGAGGGCCCAGGGCCTCTGGGAAAAGACTCAGTCATAATCAGCAATGAATTATATCACTAAATATAACTGCAGCGGCCTTTGCTCTACTGTAATCCATTCAGTTTTCCTTTGTGTATGGAGATGGCATCGTTTTAAATAACTGATTATCTCCTTTTTACCAAAGGCCATGGTATTTAACTTTCAGTCTTTTTGTTGCTGGCAAACAGCTTGACATTTCTGAGGATGGGGACCAATCAGAGCTGGGAAAATatagcagagggagagagagagttgcaTAATCACTTTACGGTTTTGCAAATCCCTGCCTTCTGATTGGCTGATGGCCATTGTTACCTAGTAAGAGCACACAGATTATCATAGTTTGGTTATTGAAAAATAACTCTGCAGTGATTATACAGATCAGACATCCAGAACCAAGCAGAGTTCAGGGAACTGTCCAAATGGGAAACCACTGTAGTTCCATATCGCATCTTAGCACTCTGAGTAAATTCGATTTAATTGGAGTTTAAAATAACAGTgataataattaaaacaaaagtaGTCCTAATTAAGCTGAAATATGGTTATGCTTAAAAATAAGACCTGAAGTAGTTATGGAATGAACTGCTCTATTTTCAGACTAATTGAAATTGCCACATTTGAGGGTaaccctttttctctttaaaagcaAACTTCTATACTGGATTCCAGCGTCCTGAAAACCCGTGTGCAGCTCAGCAAAAGGATTCGCCACCGGCCACCTAGCTCCCATTCGCTCAGGAGAAGCAGACAGATAGAATCTGAAAACAAACTCTCTGCGATGCAGGAGACTGACAGCACTTGGATGTTTAAAGACTCCACAGGTATCCCTCTCAGTCCTGTGAAATAATTAGTCATGGTGCTGCGGGGTTGGAGATATATTATGTCCTCCATAGAATCTTCTCTCTCCTTTGAGCTAATGTCCCTGTGGGTACTCAGCTTTAGTTGTGTGTGCACCTTCAGAGATTTTTGTCAGCAGTGTGTGCAGGTCCACGTGTCTTTGTGCTTCAGCCTGAGGATATACAGTGCGGGGTggactccagttccttctcaaccacctgtGACTAGAGGTGTCCACTAACTTAGCATACCTaccttgtttttttccttgttgttcctattattttattaatgttaGTCACTTATTTTAGTttgttgttttatattttctttccccACCAAAAGTTCTGTGGTTTAGCGGGTCCCCCCTTTTTGTTCCATGGTCAGGGCCTCTTGCCCTTGGCCCCTGTTCATTTGCGGCCTTTCTTCCTTGGGTGTGCCCAAAACCCTGGGCTTCAAACCCTGACAGACCTGACACAGGTCCTTTCCCCTCAACAATGGGCATTCCAGCTGTCATGGAGAGTCTCAAATCCTGTCAAAGTGCAAGTCTGCTTTAGCTTCAAGAGCAGATCCGGGAACCTGAGAGAGGCTGAAGTTGCTCCTTATTGAGCATTCACTTTTGAGACCCACCACCACTTCAGAGTCCAAATCTTCCCCTGCACCTTTCCACCCTCTCACCCATACACTGGGGTCAGCCTCTTAGGCCGGTCCAGTGATTTCTTCAGCTTCAGTGAGCAGAGATGAAGGGACACATTTGAAGACTTCAGAATCTACTAAAGAGAAAATACCTTGATCCCCGGATGGGAGAAATTGGCCCAGAGACCAGGAAATAGGGAGACCTTGCCTCACAGTATGGGTAATGCCGAGGCTTATAGTTCCTCTGGTACCAAGAGGTTGGTACCTCCAAAAAAGGCTTCTAGCACACTGTGTACCAAGAAGTCTCTCAGCAAACAAGTGGTAGCCTCATTGGAGCCCTCCAAGCAGAGGGAGGGACTCTTTGAAGAAAGCATCTTTGACCTCTTCCTTGAGCCATGGCCATAAAGGGCGTAGGACCATACCATCCATACCCTCTCCAGTACCACTCGACGGATCTCAACCTGAGGATCAGTGTCTAAGAGCTCTGATACTGGTTGGATTTCTTTCTCAAGAGGCTCTCCAAGTGTCAGTAGAGCCCAAATTCCCTCTCCTGAGGAGTACCAAGAAGGATTTTTGCCAGTACTGATGTACCCTCTGGCACTGGTATATCCTCCAGTACTGCTTAGCTCCTCCGCTGAATACAAGGGATGACACTTTCTCAGACTCAGACATTTCCCTACAGGATTCTACCACCTTTCCTGTGCTATATCCTAAGGATGAGACCACAGGAACCAGTTGACGTCTGACCCGTCAGCCTTGGCAATAGCAACCTGGAGGTCCCTCTCCCTTTCCTTATGCCCTGCCACTTTGGGCTTTCTGGAACCCTTGGATCCTGTCTGGTGATCAGTTCTATAGAGTGTCACCACTGATACCCCAGAACCCTCTTCCCAAGGAAGATCCTTTAGAAGAACAAGAGCTGCGGGCAGAGGAGAAGGCACTACCATCTAATAAATCCTCTTCCTTACGAGACAAGGCAATTATGTTCCCTCCCCCATCCTACGTGGGTGACTTCAAAGACTTCCAAGAATGGATGAAGAGGGTGGCTGAGGCTTTAACAATCCCTTGGAGGAGATACAAGAACCGCAGCACTCCTGGTGCATGTTGGACATACCTCTCCTCAAGGTGAGGTAGCCTTGCCTATTAATGATGCCCTCTAGCCTCCAGCCCGTACACTATGGCAAACAATAGCTACTGCCTTGCCTCCATGCAAGCAGGCTGACAAGAAGCACTATGTACCAGCCAAGGGGTCAGAGTGCCTTTTCTCCCATCTCATCCCAAACTCTCTGGTAATCAATGCCATTAATAAGAGAAGCAGGCAACGTTGGTCTAGATcagaggagggcaaactacgTCCCGTCAAGGCTTTCAatccggcccgtgggattgccagccccatggtgcacggggctaaggcagactccctgcctgccctggccctgcaccacgtccctgtggcccctgggggagggaggagcagatggctccacgtgctgcccttgcctgaaAGCAccgccccctgcaactcccattgaccgggaacggggaactgcggccaatgggagcttcgggtgTGGTACCCGCAGGTGAGGGCAACGCGCGGTggagccgcctgccccacccccaggagccactgccggacatgctggccatcCTGGAGCTGCTTGGGGTAAGCAGCACTGGGCTGGagccgcaccccaaacccttcctgcaccccgcactccaaccctgtgccctgagccccctgccacaccccgcagccctcctgtgccccaaccccttgccctgagccccctcctgcatattgcagacccttctgcaccccacattccctcctacaccccagccccctgccgcacccctcctacagcccaaccccttgccttgagccccttcctgcatactgcacacactccctcccacatcccaaccccctgccaagccctacattcatggccctgcatacaatttccccacccagatgtggccctcgggccaaaaacttTACCCTCGCCAGTCTAGATCAACACCTTACAACAATGATCTTAAGCTCCTGCACCTTTTTGGCCACAAAAGCTACTCTTTGGTTGCCCTGGGTAGCCAGCTATCATGCCTTGATGGCAAAGTACAACGGTATGAACTATAGCAAATGTTCTCGCTTTTGCCACAAGAGCAGAAGGAGCAGTTTCAAGCCCTCATCACCAAAGGCGATTGTCAAAGCGTGTTTACGGTCTTCTCTCAATCAGCTGACACAGCCTCCGGTTCTATGGTAACCACCATAGTTATGCATCAACCTTATAGCTGCAGTCCTCTGGACTCCCCAGGGAAGTACAGAATACAGTGGAGGATCTTAAGGCTCAATGGATGGGAGAAAAGAGTGTACGATCAAACTAGCCCCTTCTGCTGGTTTCTGTTTCAGGGACATGAAGAGCAAGTTATCCCAGCTATTGCATGGTTGAGTATGCCGACTGCTCTGTTCTCATGTTGCTAGTAACTGGCTGCACTTGCGTGCATGATTAGTGATCTGACTCAATACAAAATGCAGTGTTCATTTTAAGACATCGAATCAGAAATGTTAATATTACAAAGCTACAGCTGTTTTTGGTTCAAGCTGTGACCTCTGATGATCATTGTGCAAAGCCAAAATGTAGTAATTTCCAAGTAAGAGGCCAGTGAATGTGAGCGGACTGAGCTATTGTAAACTTAACTGTAACATACACACGTGTGCTTTGATGCTTTAATGTATAAACGGAGCAATTCAGAAGCAATAGCTGAATTAATTTAAGTATGCAATTCTGCCCTTTTACAGCCCTAATAAACAGAGTCTCTCTACCATTAGGTATTTACAGTGTGCCCAACGCCATGGTATGAATGCTTAATCATGTCAAATAACTTCCACTGAGTCTTCATGATTCTACTGTTACATTGTTACATAGGAAGAGGGTTATGAGGTCAAGGCATAGACAGGAAGTTTGCTGACCAACTTGCTTTGTTTCTATTTAAATGCGTCTGGGGTGAAATAACATCTGGTCATTGTAATTTTTGTTAGAAGAGAAATCTACAAAACAGGAAGAGTCTGATGAGGAAGAAAAAATACACCGAACTGAGAGATCCTCAGCTGTGCAACCTCAGAGGCTTCCTGTTTTTCCAGGCATGGACCACTCTGTTCTTAAGGTGAAGATAGACAGATCATACTTGATTAGGTcggggtccatctagtccagtatcccatGATTGACAGCGGCCACCATCAGATGCTCTCCAGCAGAAGGTGCAAGAATCCCTGAAAGGGCAATTTATATATTAACCCagcggttctcagactgtgggtcgggaccccaagtGGGTCgcgatcccattttaatggggtcgccagagctggcttagacttgctggggccaaagccaaagcgtgagccccacctcccggggccgaagcctgaggacttcagccctgggcgccGGGACTCGGGTTACAGGCCCTCTGCCTGGGgtgaagcccttgagctttggGTTTGGTCCCCACACcgag is a window of Natator depressus isolate rNatDep1 chromosome 15, rNatDep2.hap1, whole genome shotgun sequence DNA encoding:
- the KIAA1671 gene encoding uncharacterized protein KIAA1671 homolog isoform X3 codes for the protein MCFERMEYYYCPSLLKSLRYLWDQLRQCFARQPPEAKDTDTLVQEADSQYGTWSEQRHSGDSFVPESPSSESNVVSTRKQPPNSRLSSLTSQTEPASMIDQHHSLKDQRSTSLDRSSTDMDSTDGIEGPLPADTYLEEKTIDFSFIDQTSILDSSVLKTRVQLSKRIRHRPPSSHSLRRSRQIESENKLSAMQETDSTWMFKDSTEEKSTKQEESDEEEKIHRTERSSAVQPQRLPVFPGMDHSVLKAQLRKRQEPESPSEINSAQLFKSQFQQGAPGGRVLPSSAEKENRSEEMSPQWLKELKSKKRQSQHENQV